From the Hymenobacter yonginensis genome, one window contains:
- a CDS encoding thioesterase family protein, whose product MSYSKIYTVRWADMDPNVHMRHSAYTDYAAQVRLEFLADQGFTMQHFAELKIGPILFREDTRFLKEIHMSETIRVSAELGGLSADGSRWRIIHTLYKADGREAATVTVDGAWMDLRLRKLTLPPPELVAAFAGITRHATYADIVREKKTEE is encoded by the coding sequence ATGAGCTATAGCAAAATCTACACCGTGCGTTGGGCCGATATGGACCCCAACGTGCACATGCGCCACTCCGCCTACACCGACTACGCCGCCCAGGTGCGCCTGGAGTTTCTGGCCGACCAGGGCTTCACGATGCAGCACTTCGCCGAGCTGAAAATCGGCCCCATCCTGTTTCGCGAAGACACCCGGTTTCTCAAGGAAATTCACATGAGCGAAACTATCCGCGTATCGGCCGAGCTCGGCGGCCTCAGCGCCGACGGCTCCCGCTGGCGCATCATCCACACCCTCTACAAAGCCGACGGACGCGAAGCCGCCACCGTTACGGTGGACGGCGCCTGGATGGATCTGCGCCTGCGCAAGCTCACGCTGCCTCCGCCCGAGCTGGTCGCCGCCTTCGCCGGCATCACCCGCCACGCCACCTACGCCGATATCGTGCGCGAAAAGAAAACGGAAGAGTAA
- a CDS encoding heparinase II/III domain-containing protein: MKQLAFLLAAVCWFLGLTCHAQTGAWLPAGANTSYPRTLLQAADIPAVQATLAGSSSARTLYAGLYAGTGATPPTDNTSSGGRRARATFAKNTAFVLLLNRRPDGAALAPLTETEQTALLSGAQSALETLNPAVEGVVNYTEWQWRSKELIDYLVAYDLLRGAGVPEASLATAKARLQTFAGNLYQQSNQPFFGVSFYAFVKNNHTLMTAAALGMAAVVLNDATSLSTQQQPRNWINAGMYHLDNVLWQDAQRQSDPTAVAGYAEGPYYFKYAFLNCLPFFRAMGHFLPAGPLPYTVGTRTRDIPNPYYDPRYARLYDWITAILLPDGRLPALEDSYVDMGMPELALTGQRRYVRPLALGNLAPQQLNTLNSQLRDITVDMRAAYLAANLQPLAAPADSGLTVLPASGNMVFRSGPDTLATYLHLYGKNGAAQTNSGGHSQADAGSFLLHAYGQLLALDAGYLSYGRRAEVGNATNHNLVLVDGAGPAIGTTGAANDAAAFIQNTFQTSGLRYGEVQTSYQQAGITRKALFVRGTYFILADALAAPVAHTYTWQLHGYGLAGGTPATGTFTDSLTVGAGIWHKNGVQLRAQVVATGGATYAAATGSHELTYNTPEQHTTLLAHATGTSPQFLAALYPYTSAEPRLLAASTAGTATLSSRGAFLDAAFAQADTVLSTVASALPKPLAADGRLNFYSTDSLGNFAQLFVQDGRVLQYGTQPMLQASRRATLSWQQLSGTQFEGYANRATELVLALDFVPGTVTGVGVQRYSYDAAARQLTVTLTQAVRFFVSSVARPLPVELVRFGARRQPDGTVRLSWQTASELRNASFTVERRTETTAFQAVGSRPGRGTSTTPTSYTLDDLTPPTEQTYYRLVQTDLDNTTTYSMVATVPALARQPRVLVQPVPASQELTITFAGTAAGQQVLLFNQLGQLVVRVPYQPQARLGISHLPPGLYQLRLVDAHGQPLAPTEKVLIAR; encoded by the coding sequence TTGAAACAACTAGCTTTCCTGCTCGCGGCTGTATGCTGGTTTTTGGGCCTGACCTGCCACGCGCAAACCGGGGCCTGGCTGCCGGCCGGCGCCAACACCTCGTATCCGCGCACCCTGCTGCAGGCCGCTGATATTCCGGCCGTACAGGCCACCTTAGCTGGCAGCTCCAGCGCCCGCACGCTCTACGCCGGCCTGTATGCGGGCACCGGCGCCACCCCACCCACCGACAATACCTCGTCCGGCGGCCGCCGGGCACGGGCCACGTTCGCCAAAAACACCGCCTTCGTGCTGCTGCTGAACCGCCGGCCCGATGGCGCAGCGCTGGCCCCCCTCACCGAAACCGAGCAAACGGCGCTGCTGAGCGGGGCGCAGTCGGCCCTGGAAACGCTGAACCCGGCGGTGGAGGGGGTTGTCAACTACACGGAGTGGCAGTGGCGCTCCAAGGAGCTGATTGACTACTTGGTTGCCTACGACCTGCTGCGGGGCGCGGGCGTGCCGGAAGCCTCGTTGGCCACGGCCAAAGCGCGCCTGCAGACGTTTGCCGGCAACCTGTACCAACAAAGCAACCAGCCGTTTTTCGGGGTGAGCTTCTACGCCTTCGTCAAAAACAACCACACCCTGATGACGGCGGCGGCGCTGGGCATGGCGGCCGTGGTGCTCAATGATGCCACCAGCCTCAGCACCCAGCAGCAACCCCGGAACTGGATCAACGCGGGTATGTACCACCTCGACAACGTGCTGTGGCAGGACGCGCAGCGGCAGTCGGACCCGACGGCGGTGGCGGGCTACGCCGAGGGGCCGTATTACTTCAAGTACGCCTTTCTCAACTGCCTGCCCTTCTTCCGGGCCATGGGCCACTTTCTGCCGGCCGGCCCGCTGCCCTACACCGTGGGCACCCGTACCCGCGACATCCCCAACCCCTACTACGACCCGCGCTACGCCCGCCTCTACGACTGGATTACGGCCATTCTGCTGCCCGATGGCCGGCTGCCGGCCCTGGAAGACTCCTACGTGGACATGGGCATGCCCGAGCTGGCCCTCACCGGCCAGCGCCGCTACGTGCGCCCCCTAGCGCTTGGCAACCTGGCGCCGCAGCAACTCAACACACTCAACAGCCAGCTGCGCGACATCACCGTAGACATGCGCGCCGCCTACTTGGCCGCCAACCTGCAGCCGCTGGCCGCCCCCGCCGATTCGGGCCTGACGGTGCTGCCCGCCAGCGGCAACATGGTGTTCCGGAGCGGCCCCGACACGCTGGCTACCTACCTGCACCTGTACGGCAAAAACGGCGCGGCCCAGACCAATTCCGGCGGCCACAGCCAGGCCGATGCCGGTAGCTTCCTGCTGCACGCCTATGGCCAGCTGCTGGCCCTCGATGCCGGCTACCTCAGCTACGGCCGCCGTGCCGAAGTCGGCAACGCCACCAACCACAACCTGGTATTGGTGGATGGGGCCGGGCCGGCCATCGGCACCACGGGCGCCGCCAACGATGCCGCGGCCTTCATTCAGAACACATTCCAGACCAGCGGGCTGCGCTACGGCGAGGTGCAGACCAGCTACCAGCAGGCCGGCATCACGCGGAAGGCGCTGTTTGTGCGCGGCACCTACTTTATCCTGGCTGATGCGTTGGCCGCGCCGGTGGCCCACACCTACACCTGGCAGCTGCACGGCTACGGCCTGGCCGGCGGCACGCCCGCCACCGGCACCTTCACCGACAGCCTGACGGTGGGCGCCGGCATCTGGCACAAAAACGGCGTGCAGTTGCGGGCCCAGGTGGTGGCCACGGGCGGCGCCACCTACGCGGCCGCCACCGGTAGCCATGAGCTCACCTACAACACGCCGGAGCAGCATACCACGCTGCTGGCGCACGCCACTGGCACCAGCCCGCAGTTTCTGGCGGCTCTGTATCCGTACACGTCGGCCGAGCCGCGCCTGCTGGCCGCCAGCACCGCTGGTACCGCCACGCTCAGCAGTCGCGGCGCCTTCCTCGATGCTGCCTTCGCCCAGGCCGATACAGTGCTGAGCACGGTGGCCTCGGCGCTGCCCAAGCCGCTGGCCGCCGACGGCCGCCTGAACTTCTACTCCACCGATTCGCTGGGCAACTTCGCCCAGCTGTTTGTGCAGGACGGGCGGGTGCTGCAGTATGGCACCCAGCCCATGCTGCAGGCCAGCCGCCGCGCCACCCTGAGCTGGCAGCAGCTCAGCGGCACCCAGTTCGAAGGCTACGCCAACCGCGCCACCGAACTGGTGCTGGCGCTGGACTTTGTACCCGGCACGGTCACGGGGGTTGGTGTGCAGCGCTACTCCTACGATGCCGCGGCCCGGCAGCTGACGGTTACGCTCACGCAGGCGGTCCGCTTCTTTGTGTCGTCGGTGGCGCGGCCGCTGCCGGTGGAGCTGGTGCGTTTCGGGGCCCGCCGCCAGCCCGATGGCACCGTGCGCCTCAGCTGGCAGACGGCCTCCGAGCTGCGCAATGCCAGCTTCACGGTGGAGCGCCGCACCGAAACCACCGCCTTCCAGGCAGTGGGCAGCCGGCCCGGCCGCGGCACCAGCACTACCCCCACCAGCTACACCCTCGACGACCTCACGCCCCCCACCGAGCAGACCTACTACCGCCTGGTGCAAACCGACCTCGACAACACCACCACGTACTCAATGGTAGCAACGGTACCCGCCCTGGCCCGGCAGCCCCGCGTGCTGGTGCAGCCCGTGCCGGCCAGCCAGGAGCTTACCATCACGTTCGCAGGCACTGCAGCCGGCCAGCAGGTGCTGCTTTTCAACCAGCTCGGGCAGTTGGTAGTACGCGTGCCCTACCAGCCGCAAGCCCGCCTGGGCATCAGCCACCTGCCGCCCGGCCTGTACCAGCTGCGGCTGGTTGATGCCCACGGCCAGCCCCTGGCCCCCACCGAGAAAGTGCTGATTGCCCGGTAA
- a CDS encoding class I SAM-dependent methyltransferase, translating into MPPVATSVSADPLGYALLDYLHGRLDATLTVFSDVAEEEPLPASYFFRSLWEMPELERQALEQCQGRVLDLGAGAGCHALELQSRGFEVKAIDASAGAVQVMQARGVRQVAHHDLRDAALTHEKYDTILMLMNGLGLVGTLDGLAAFLRHARQLLAPGGQILATSSDISYLYEDEDGALVFDLNGPYHGEVTYTMQYGAEQGAAFHWLFAGASILQDYAQEAGYEVDFLGEDEQQQYLVRLTAANG; encoded by the coding sequence ATGCCCCCCGTTGCCACTTCCGTTTCTGCCGATCCATTGGGCTACGCCCTGCTCGACTATCTGCATGGCCGCCTGGATGCCACGCTTACTGTGTTCAGCGACGTAGCCGAGGAGGAGCCCCTGCCGGCGTCTTACTTTTTCCGGAGCCTCTGGGAGATGCCGGAGCTGGAGCGGCAGGCCCTGGAGCAGTGCCAGGGGCGCGTGCTCGATCTGGGCGCCGGCGCCGGCTGCCACGCGCTGGAGCTGCAGAGCCGGGGCTTCGAGGTGAAGGCCATTGATGCCTCGGCCGGGGCGGTGCAGGTGATGCAGGCCCGCGGCGTGCGCCAGGTAGCGCACCACGACCTGCGCGACGCTGCCCTCACCCACGAAAAATACGATACCATTCTCATGCTCATGAACGGCCTGGGTCTGGTGGGCACGCTCGATGGGCTGGCCGCCTTTCTGCGCCATGCACGCCAGCTGCTGGCGCCCGGCGGCCAGATTCTGGCCACGTCTTCCGACATCAGCTACCTCTACGAGGACGAGGACGGCGCCTTAGTATTCGACCTCAACGGCCCTTACCACGGCGAAGTAACCTACACCATGCAATACGGTGCCGAGCAGGGCGCCGCCTTCCACTGGCTGTTTGCCGGTGCCAGCATTCTGCAGGACTACGCGCAGGAAGCCGGCTACGAGGTCGACTTCTTAGGCGAAGACGAGCAGCAGCAGTATCTGGTGCGCCTCACCGCGGCCAACGGCTAG
- a CDS encoding CHRD domain-containing protein yields the protein MKQLLTRLLLLCTLLGSSSAFADHLRAHLLLGSSLSGAQEVPAVTTNARGAVSFTLNPTRDTLFISGSFSGLSGPITAAHTHNGFRGVSGPVVTDLFRFIRGNRIQGFLTGADIDRGKLDRYLRGGYYLNVHTAANSGGEIRGQIEIEKDEEFVASLSGAQEVPPVTTNGVGIGTFNLAQSQDKLKFRVVVGGLSGPITACHFHQGATGVAGPVVLDLQPFVNGNVIEGEVAPTPAIVTAMLAGQIYINVHTAANSGGEIRGQLVREARYLSHDARFDGAQMVPAVTTTARAVSFLRLNSTFDTLRIFVAHTGLSGAPTSLAVFQADAGQANTAAPLTTVTIPAGTANAFAVTLTGLNTAAVNLFLTGGANLVFNTAANPNGEIRGQVYRLAREGYTFSLNGAQERPNPVASGGYGSGFVSMDRDQSNVHFSLAWGGLSGPATSGHFHTGLRTQAGPVVFDLLNFFNTTTPPSAAEGFWQPAGNAAPNAARPFTARRALQFRRDSMYVNLHTAANPGGEIRGQVFRGAKDLAIVLATQPATLVAESFAAYPNPVRDALTVAFEARRANTGTLQVQDLLGRTVATQTIAVRAGANRQTLQLPGVAPGVYLLTVESEGSRVVSRFVKE from the coding sequence ATGAAACAACTTCTTACCCGTTTGTTGCTGCTGTGCACCTTACTCGGGAGCAGTTCTGCCTTTGCCGACCACCTGCGGGCCCATCTGCTGCTGGGATCTTCGCTCAGTGGGGCGCAAGAAGTGCCTGCCGTGACTACCAACGCGCGCGGGGCCGTCAGCTTCACGCTCAATCCTACCCGCGACACGCTGTTTATATCCGGCTCGTTCAGTGGGCTGAGCGGACCCATCACGGCCGCCCACACCCACAACGGGTTCCGGGGCGTGTCGGGTCCGGTAGTCACCGACCTGTTCCGGTTTATCCGTGGCAACCGCATCCAGGGCTTCCTTACGGGGGCCGACATCGACCGGGGCAAGCTGGACCGCTACCTGCGGGGCGGCTACTACCTCAACGTGCATACCGCGGCCAACTCGGGTGGCGAAATCAGGGGTCAGATTGAAATTGAGAAAGACGAAGAGTTTGTGGCGTCGCTGTCGGGGGCGCAGGAAGTGCCGCCCGTAACCACCAATGGCGTAGGTATCGGCACATTCAATCTGGCGCAGAGCCAGGATAAGCTGAAGTTTCGGGTGGTGGTAGGCGGGCTGAGCGGCCCGATTACGGCCTGCCATTTCCACCAGGGTGCTACGGGCGTGGCCGGGCCGGTGGTACTGGATCTGCAGCCGTTTGTGAACGGCAACGTAATCGAAGGGGAAGTAGCGCCGACACCGGCCATCGTGACGGCCATGCTGGCCGGGCAGATCTACATCAACGTACACACGGCGGCCAACTCCGGCGGCGAAATCCGGGGCCAGCTGGTACGGGAGGCGCGCTACCTCAGCCACGATGCCCGCTTCGACGGCGCCCAGATGGTGCCTGCCGTGACTACTACGGCCCGGGCCGTGTCGTTTCTGCGCCTCAACTCCACGTTTGATACCCTGCGCATCTTTGTGGCACATACCGGCCTGAGTGGGGCGCCCACCAGCCTGGCGGTATTTCAGGCCGATGCCGGCCAGGCCAACACGGCTGCTCCGCTGACTACCGTAACGATTCCGGCGGGTACTGCCAATGCCTTTGCCGTAACGCTGACCGGCCTGAATACCGCGGCGGTCAACCTGTTTCTGACGGGAGGCGCCAACTTGGTATTCAACACGGCTGCCAACCCGAACGGCGAAATCCGGGGGCAGGTGTACCGCCTGGCGCGGGAGGGCTACACATTCTCGCTCAATGGAGCGCAGGAGCGGCCTAACCCGGTGGCCAGTGGCGGCTACGGCTCTGGCTTCGTGAGCATGGACCGCGACCAGAGCAACGTGCATTTCAGCCTGGCCTGGGGCGGGCTGAGCGGTCCGGCCACGTCGGGGCACTTCCATACGGGGCTGCGCACCCAGGCCGGCCCCGTGGTATTCGATCTGCTTAACTTCTTCAATACCACCACGCCGCCCAGTGCCGCCGAAGGCTTCTGGCAGCCTGCCGGCAACGCGGCCCCCAACGCCGCCCGGCCCTTCACGGCCCGCCGCGCCCTGCAGTTCCGCCGCGACAGTATGTATGTGAACCTGCACACGGCGGCCAACCCCGGCGGCGAAATCCGGGGCCAGGTGTTCCGAGGCGCTAAAGACCTGGCCATTGTGCTGGCTACGCAGCCCGCCACGCTGGTAGCTGAGAGCTTCGCCGCGTACCCCAACCCCGTTCGCGACGCCCTGACGGTTGCTTTCGAAGCGCGCCGTGCCAATACCGGCACCCTGCAGGTGCAGGATTTACTGGGCCGTACTGTGGCCACGCAGACCATAGCCGTTCGGGCAGGCGCCAACCGCCAGACGCTACAGTTGCCCGGGGTAGCGCCCGGGGTGTACCTGCTCACGGTAGAGTCGGAGGGGAGCCGAGTGGTAAGCCGGTTCGTGAAAGAGTAA
- the ffh gene encoding signal recognition particle protein, whose protein sequence is MFDNLSTKLDKAFKTLKGQGSITEINVAATVKEIRRALVDADVNYKVAKEVTDKIKDEAMGRDVLISVSPGQLMTKIVYDELTQLMGGEKQDIVIKGEPAVVLLSGLQGSGKTTFAGKLAAYLKKQNRTVLLVACDVYRPAAIDQLKVLGTQVDVEVYSEPENKNPVEISRNAIEYARKNNKKVVIIDTAGRLAVDEQMMSEIEAVKRAINPSETLFVVDSMTGQDAVNTAKTFNDRLNFDGVVLTKLDGDSRGGAALSIRAVVEKPIKFISTGEKMEALDMFYPDRMAQRILGMGDVISLVERAQQQFDEDEAKRINQKIRKNQFNFDDFLSQLEQIKKMGNLKDLVGMIPGMSKAIKDVDIDDDAFKPIEAIIQSMTPMERAQPELLNGSRRRRLAKGSGTDIQQVNNLMKQFEDMRKMMRTMNKMSQTKGGMQQMARMMGMKGPLR, encoded by the coding sequence ATGTTCGATAACCTCAGTACCAAGCTCGATAAAGCCTTTAAAACCCTCAAGGGCCAGGGCAGCATCACCGAAATTAACGTCGCCGCGACCGTTAAGGAAATCCGCCGCGCCCTCGTCGATGCCGACGTAAACTACAAGGTAGCCAAGGAAGTAACCGACAAGATCAAGGACGAGGCCATGGGCCGCGACGTGCTCATCAGCGTGTCGCCGGGCCAGCTCATGACCAAGATCGTCTACGATGAGCTCACCCAGCTCATGGGCGGCGAAAAGCAGGACATCGTCATCAAGGGCGAGCCGGCCGTGGTGCTGCTGTCGGGTCTGCAGGGCTCGGGCAAAACCACGTTTGCTGGTAAGCTGGCCGCTTACCTCAAAAAGCAGAACCGCACAGTGCTGCTCGTGGCTTGCGACGTGTACCGCCCCGCCGCTATCGACCAGCTGAAAGTGTTGGGCACGCAGGTCGACGTGGAGGTGTACTCAGAGCCCGAGAACAAGAACCCGGTGGAGATTTCGCGCAACGCCATTGAGTACGCGCGCAAAAACAACAAGAAGGTCGTCATCATCGACACCGCCGGCCGCCTGGCCGTGGATGAGCAGATGATGAGCGAGATTGAGGCCGTGAAGCGCGCCATCAACCCGTCGGAAACGCTGTTCGTGGTGGATTCCATGACCGGCCAGGACGCCGTGAATACTGCCAAAACCTTCAACGACCGGCTGAACTTCGACGGCGTGGTGCTCACCAAGCTCGACGGCGACTCGCGCGGTGGTGCGGCCCTGAGCATCCGGGCCGTGGTGGAAAAGCCCATCAAGTTCATCTCGACGGGTGAGAAGATGGAGGCCCTGGACATGTTCTATCCCGACCGGATGGCGCAGCGGATCCTGGGCATGGGCGACGTTATCAGCCTGGTAGAGCGTGCGCAGCAGCAGTTCGACGAGGACGAGGCCAAGCGCATCAACCAGAAGATCCGCAAAAACCAGTTCAACTTCGACGACTTCCTCTCCCAGCTGGAGCAAATCAAGAAGATGGGCAACCTGAAGGATCTGGTGGGCATGATTCCGGGCATGAGCAAGGCCATCAAGGACGTAGACATCGACGACGATGCCTTCAAGCCGATTGAGGCCATCATCCAGAGCATGACCCCCATGGAGCGCGCCCAGCCGGAGCTGCTGAACGGCTCGCGCCGCCGCCGCCTCGCCAAAGGCTCCGGCACCGATATCCAGCAGGTCAACAACCTGATGAAGCAGTTCGAGGACATGCGCAAAATGATGCGCACCATGAACAAGATGAGCCAGACCAAAGGCGGCATGCAGCAAATGGCCCGCATGATGGGCATGAAAGGCCCACTGCGCTAA
- a CDS encoding nucleoside deaminase has protein sequence MEAPNPEFMREAIRLSVEKMQAGHGGPFGCVIVKDGQIIARGFNQVTSTHDPTCHAEVDAIRKACATLGTFQLDGCDLYTSCEPCPMCLGAIYWARPRRVFYGNTKADAAAIGFDDQFIYDEIEKPLPDRQIPMTELLRDEAAAGFRAWEQHESRTDY, from the coding sequence ATGGAAGCTCCCAACCCCGAGTTCATGCGCGAAGCCATTCGCCTGTCCGTTGAAAAGATGCAGGCCGGCCACGGCGGGCCGTTTGGCTGCGTCATCGTGAAAGACGGCCAGATCATTGCCCGCGGCTTCAACCAGGTCACCAGCACCCACGACCCCACCTGCCACGCCGAGGTAGACGCCATCCGCAAAGCCTGCGCCACGCTGGGCACCTTTCAGCTCGACGGCTGCGACCTGTACACCAGTTGCGAGCCCTGCCCCATGTGCCTGGGCGCCATCTACTGGGCGCGCCCGCGCCGGGTGTTCTACGGCAACACCAAGGCCGATGCCGCCGCCATCGGCTTCGACGACCAGTTCATCTACGACGAAATCGAGAAGCCCCTCCCCGACCGGCAGATTCCGATGACCGAGCTGCTCCGCGACGAAGCCGCCGCCGGCTTCCGGGCCTGGGAGCAGCACGAAAGCCGCACAGACTACTAG